Sequence from the Fibrobacter sp. genome:
CGCGCGGTTTTGCATCAGGAGACTCGTCTTTGTAACCAAGAGCGATACCCAGAACAGGTTTGTACCCCTTGGAAAATTTCAGTTCTGCCAGAACAGAATCCGCTTCTGGGGTATTTTTAGAGATAGCACGTGCAAGATTTCCCAAGGCACAGGTTCCAAGTTTAAAGGATTCCGCACTCAGCATGATATTTTGCGATAAAAGTCCGCAGTCAAGTTCACTGTAAGAGTTAGCCGTATCATTGGCTATAACGATGACTACCGGAGCATTATAAAAACTGGCGCCTGTGGCTTTAATCTTTTTAAGCAGCTCAGGCTTTGAAACGACCCGGATTTCCCAGGGCTGTTTGTTTATAGCGCTTGGGGCATTTATCCCTGATTTGATTATTACATCAAGAATCTCTTTAGGTACCTTTTGATCTTTATATTTGCGGATACTGCGGCGGTTCAGAATGGTGTTGTTAACAATATCGGATGTACTTTCCGGTTTTTCTGCGTATGACATGAATAGTGAGGCGGATACAATTATCGATAGACAAGCGATCATTCTCATACTGAAAACCTCTTTTCAACTCCTTTTTGTGTTATTAAACAGTCTTGAACACAGTTAACAAAGATACTGTAACATTTGAAATTTTAAAATACAACACGAATTCCGTAAAGTGGTAAATGATTCATGAATTTAGTGGGCTTGCGGCCAGCAACGGTTTTCAGAATTAAATAATTTTTATTTCTGCCCGGAAAGGAAATGGGCCGGATCTGATTGGCAGTCAGGCAAAAAAAACCGCTCCCCGGGAAGAGAGCGGATTTGAAAGCTGAATAAAGGGGCCATTATCTCAACAGATTGATTTTTTGCACGTGCATTGTACCATCAAGAGATACTCTCAGCAGGTAACTTCCGTTTTGCACTTCGTCAAGATCAACTGAGGTGGAGGCATTTGAAATCTGTACATTTCTGCTTAAAATCTTTTTTCCAGTAAGAGAGAAGATATCAACTTGTGCGGATGATTTCGCGGAGCCTGTAACAATTGTCAAAACATTTCCGTAAAATCTGATACCTGGCTTTAACATGCTCCTTACGGTATTGGTGCTGACTGCTGGTGAAAACTCCAGCTTATCGAGATTTGGTCCGCCATCTGGCCCGGTTGAAGTAAATGTGATGGTGTTAATACCCGCCTTAAGAGTAAGATCGATGGTTTTCTGATTCCAGGTTGTCCAGGCACCGGTTGGTTCAAAGCTGAGCGACGATATGACTTCTACACCGTTTACCTTCACTGAGAATGTACGGGCAGTACTTGTACCATTGGCAAAAGTGAGAATTGTTTGTCTCTGTCCGGCACCTGCTGTGTAAACGGTAAATTCCACCGATGAACCTACCATGTTATCAACATTGGCATAACCTGTTCCGGAAAAACCGGCATTTGTGCTCTCCTGTACACCGTTGGTTATAAGAGCGTATTCTGCCTCATATAAATTTGGATTTACCGGCATGAAAACTGCGGTAAGGTTTACGTTGGCATTCAGAGATGATATGGTGTATTGGGCCTGGTTGCCGGTATAATCGCCTGTCCACCCCTCAAATTTCCATCCCTCGTTTGGAACCGCGGTAAAACTGATCGAGGAGCCCTCAGGAAAACGCTCCCCCTCGGGATTCTGGGTTAAAGTACCTCCGGGAGCAGCCTGAGCGCTTACTGTATAATAGGTACGGTTGTCTACAACAAAGTAAGCGGATATTGTCTTATTTGAATTCATCGTAATGGTAGCAGGATTTGTGCTCCCGGAAAGATCGCCTCCCCAGCGGTCAAATGCATATCCCTCCGATGCCTTCGCGGTGACAGTCACACTCGCTCCTTCTTCATAGCTCCCGCTTGACGGAGTGATACTTCCCTGGCCGGATGCAACAGATGTGGTCAGGGTATATTGAGTCCCGCCTACAACGTACATATTAGGTTTGGGTGCTTTGTCAGCACCGTTTCCCAGGAAGAATCCCAGATGCGGGGGCTGGTTGTATGCAGACTGTTGTGAAGAAACTCCGGCACGGTAAGTCGGATCGTGCATCAGTGTATACAATCTGTGAGTCGTTACTGCAGTGGTGGTATACAGGTAAAGCTTTGAGGCCCCATCGTGAAGAATAACTTCTTCGCGCCAGTCTCCCAGGATATCTGCGGAGAGATTGGGGGTTGCCTTGGTTCCGTTGCAGGAGTTGCCATTGAGAGTAACCAGACGGGTTGTCCCGTTGCCGTTCCATTTGTCTATTTTATTTCCGTCAAGCAGCTCATCCTGAAGATCTCCGTCCCAGTAAACACGGAAATTGACCGAACCCTTGTTCGAACTGATGCGGGTACCTTTACAGTTGTAGGTTCCGTCAGTGGCGCTGGACCACATCTCATATCCCACATGAGATGCATCGATATCAGCAGCACATCCCCGCCCGACATCTGTATTCGCTGACACCTTGTGTCCCCAGATCGTTTGTCCTGTTTTTGCATCAGCCAGATACGATCCGTTACTTCCTGCTGTGGCTCCTTCTCTGACAAGCCATAGCTCCAGTCCGGCACGGGAGGGGTCCATGTCTCCGATATGATTCGCGTCACCATGACCCATTCCGTTGGCGTAGAGAAGCTTCCCGTCGTGATCAAGTCCCGAAGACCCGAAGATAATCTCATCTTTTCCGTCATTGTCAACATCGGCTGCCATTATTGAATGGTTGCCCTGATCATTCATCGAGTTGTATCCAGATGTCTTTCTTGAGTCGATAAACCAGCGCTGTGTCAGTTGACCATTGCGCCAGTCCCATGCGGCACAGGTAAGACGGTAATAGTAGCCGCGCTGGAATACCGCGCTTGGAAGTTTCCCGTCCAGCCAGGCAGTAACTGAGTTGAACCGGTCAACCCGGTTCCCATAGTCGTCACCCCATTCCGCCTTACTGACAGTGCCACGGGCCGGGACATAGTTTACAGTTGCCATTTCAGCTCCGGTGCGTCCGTTGAACACCGTTAGATATTCCGGGCCGGAGAGAACATAACCGCTTGAGTTACGATAATCTGCATTGTCATTATCCGATGCCGCAGGACCCTTGCTGAGAAATGCCCCGGTTCCATCTTTGGTTCCAGGAGCTGTTTTACAGATTACTTCGGCAAATCCGTCACCATCATAATCAGCCACCTGATGCTGGGTGTAGTGAGCTCCTGCACGAATATTTTTCCCCAGATCGATTTTCCAGAGGCAGGTACCATTCAGTTTGTATGCATGGAGATGAACATTGCCTGTGTATCCGGACTGGGAATTGTCTTTGGCATTACTCGGATCCC
This genomic interval carries:
- a CDS encoding carbohydrate-binding protein, whose translation is MGHRFLALSIITVGLFIFGIQPVSAQRLMERLDRGVVAVKVSNGVFISWRLFGNDPDGIAFNVYRGSTKVNSSPITGATNLTDNAGTASSTYSVRTVINGVEQTGSKEVSVWSSNCLTINLQRPAGGTTPSGENYTYSPNDINVGDLDGDGEYELVVKWDPSNAKDNSQSGYTGNVHLHAYKLNGTCLWKIDLGKNIRAGAHYTQHQVADYDGDGFAEVICKTAPGTKDGTGAFLSKGPAASDNDNADYRNSSGYVLSGPEYLTVFNGRTGAEMATVNYVPARGTVSKAEWGDDYGNRVDRFNSVTAWLDGKLPSAVFQRGYYYRLTCAAWDWRNGQLTQRWFIDSRKTSGYNSMNDQGNHSIMAADVDNDGKDEIIFGSSGLDHDGKLLYANGMGHGDANHIGDMDPSRAGLELWLVREGATAGSNGSYLADAKTGQTIWGHKVSANTDVGRGCAADIDASHVGYEMWSSATDGTYNCKGTRISSNKGSVNFRVYWDGDLQDELLDGNKIDKWNGNGTTRLVTLNGNSCNGTKATPNLSADILGDWREEVILHDGASKLYLYTTTAVTTHRLYTLMHDPTYRAGVSSQQSAYNQPPHLGFFLGNGADKAPKPNMYVVGGTQYTLTTSVASGQGSITPSSGSYEEGASVTVTAKASEGYAFDRWGGDLSGSTNPATITMNSNKTISAYFVVDNRTYYTVSAQAAPGGTLTQNPEGERFPEGSSISFTAVPNEGWKFEGWTGDYTGNQAQYTISSLNANVNLTAVFMPVNPNLYEAEYALITNGVQESTNAGFSGTGYANVDNMVGSSVEFTVYTAGAGQRQTILTFANGTSTARTFSVKVNGVEVISSLSFEPTGAWTTWNQKTIDLTLKAGINTITFTSTGPDGGPNLDKLEFSPAVSTNTVRSMLKPGIRFYGNVLTIVTGSAKSSAQVDIFSLTGKKILSRNVQISNASTSVDLDEVQNGSYLLRVSLDGTMHVQKINLLR
- a CDS encoding nitroreductase: MRMIACLSIIVSASLFMSYAEKPESTSDIVNNTILNRRSIRKYKDQKVPKEILDVIIKSGINAPSAINKQPWEIRVVSKPELLKKIKATGASFYNAPVVIVIANDTANSYSELDCGLLSQNIMLSAESFKLGTCALGNLARAISKNTPEADSVLAELKFSKGYKPVLGIALGYKDESPDAKPR